A region from the Hylaeus volcanicus isolate JK05 chromosome 6, UHH_iyHylVolc1.0_haploid, whole genome shotgun sequence genome encodes:
- the LOC128878778 gene encoding uncharacterized protein LOC128878778 isoform X2 produces the protein MTDVNSNKMSAESSRKSLEFAKKEMRTIVDKIEEKGLTSRTLKLFHAQSLLRPSGSKVRRRHLWILLILAWILGQFLWNYASAARYNKCLAELPLFTQKIFRPAEDCSICRDVQQVDRISNVVPGNFEERYAYSGRPVVITDAMTNWTAPKVFSFSFFKSLYDGEDANCQFFPYKTEFKSLQDVFDMDANRSLLENGTKPWSNCDEKAGNVLRQHYRRPYFLPPTAESEKTDWIFMGSHGYGAPMHVDDVEHPSWQAQIKGEKLWILEPPRECHYICDKLEIVVRPGEIIVLDTNRWYHQTEIVSEEMSITIGAEYD, from the exons ATGACGGACGTAAACAGCAATAAAATGTCCGCCGAGTCCTCCAGAAAGTCCTTGGAATTCGCGAAAAAGGAGATGCGTACGATAGTGGACAAAATCGAAGAGAAGGGACTTACGAGTAGGACTTTGAAACTGTTCCACGCGCAGTCCTTACTTAGGCCAAGCGGATCGAAAGTCCGCAGGAGACACCTGTGGATCTTGTTGATCCTCGCCTGGATTCTGGGCCAATTTTTGTGGAATTACGCGAGTGCTGCTCGCTACAACAAG TGTCTGGCGGAGCTACCCTTGTTCACGCAGAAAATTTTCCGACCGGCGGAGGACTGCTCGATCTGTCGGGACGTTCAACAGGTTGACAGGATATCGAACGTGGTTCCTGGGAATTTCGAAGAACG TTACGCGTACTCTGGGAGACCAGTAGTGATCACCGACGCAATGACAAACTGGACAGCTCCGAAGGTGTTTTCCTTCTCGTTCTTCAAGTCGTTGTACGACGGTGAGGACGCAAATTGTCAGTTTTTTCCATACAAAACTGAATTCAAGAGTCTTCAAGATGTTTTCGACATGGACGCCAATCGGTCTTTGCTCGAAAATGGAACGAAGCCGTG GAGCAACTGTGACGAGAAAGCCGGCAACGTGCTCAGACAACATTACCGAAGACCCTATTTCCTGCCCCCGACTGCGGAGAGCGAGAAGACCGATTGGATTTTCATGGGAAGCCATGGCTACGGAGCTCCCATGCAT GTGGACGACGTGGAGCATCCGTCGTGGCAGGCGCAGATAAAGGGCGAGAAATTGTGGATCTTGGAGCCGCCGCGAGAATGCCATTACATTTGCGATAAGCTGGAGATTGTGGTGCGTCCCGGTGAAATAA TCGTTCTGGACACCAATCGCTGGTATCACCAGACGGAGATCGTTTCAGAGGAGATGAGCATCACCATCGGCGCGGAATACGATTGA
- the LOC128878778 gene encoding uncharacterized protein LOC128878778 isoform X1: MTDVNSNKMSAESSRKSLEFAKKEMRTIVDKIEEKGLTSRTLKLFHAQSLLRPSGSKVRRRHLWILLILAWILGQFLWNYASAARYNKCLAELPLFTQKIFRPAEDCSICRDVQQVDRISNVVPGNFEERYAYSGRPVVITDAMTNWTAPKVFSFSFFKSLYDGEDANCQFFPYKTEFKSLQDVFDMDANRSLLENGTKPWYVGWSNCDEKAGNVLRQHYRRPYFLPPTAESEKTDWIFMGSHGYGAPMHVDDVEHPSWQAQIKGEKLWILEPPRECHYICDKLEIVVRPGEIIVLDTNRWYHQTEIVSEEMSITIGAEYD; encoded by the exons ATGACGGACGTAAACAGCAATAAAATGTCCGCCGAGTCCTCCAGAAAGTCCTTGGAATTCGCGAAAAAGGAGATGCGTACGATAGTGGACAAAATCGAAGAGAAGGGACTTACGAGTAGGACTTTGAAACTGTTCCACGCGCAGTCCTTACTTAGGCCAAGCGGATCGAAAGTCCGCAGGAGACACCTGTGGATCTTGTTGATCCTCGCCTGGATTCTGGGCCAATTTTTGTGGAATTACGCGAGTGCTGCTCGCTACAACAAG TGTCTGGCGGAGCTACCCTTGTTCACGCAGAAAATTTTCCGACCGGCGGAGGACTGCTCGATCTGTCGGGACGTTCAACAGGTTGACAGGATATCGAACGTGGTTCCTGGGAATTTCGAAGAACG TTACGCGTACTCTGGGAGACCAGTAGTGATCACCGACGCAATGACAAACTGGACAGCTCCGAAGGTGTTTTCCTTCTCGTTCTTCAAGTCGTTGTACGACGGTGAGGACGCAAATTGTCAGTTTTTTCCATACAAAACTGAATTCAAGAGTCTTCAAGATGTTTTCGACATGGACGCCAATCGGTCTTTGCTCGAAAATGGAACGAAGCCGTGGTACGTGGGCTG GAGCAACTGTGACGAGAAAGCCGGCAACGTGCTCAGACAACATTACCGAAGACCCTATTTCCTGCCCCCGACTGCGGAGAGCGAGAAGACCGATTGGATTTTCATGGGAAGCCATGGCTACGGAGCTCCCATGCAT GTGGACGACGTGGAGCATCCGTCGTGGCAGGCGCAGATAAAGGGCGAGAAATTGTGGATCTTGGAGCCGCCGCGAGAATGCCATTACATTTGCGATAAGCTGGAGATTGTGGTGCGTCCCGGTGAAATAA TCGTTCTGGACACCAATCGCTGGTATCACCAGACGGAGATCGTTTCAGAGGAGATGAGCATCACCATCGGCGCGGAATACGATTGA